The window GCTTGGAGAGTGAAAGGAACAGACTCTGGTTTGCAGAAAAGAGGCTTAGCATTGGATTTGAATTGCATATCCAGCTCAAAACCTTGAAGACAGCCCAACTCTGGCTTGAACAACTCCACATATTCATTGCAAAGTTTCGAACATGACTCTTGCAAATGTGCATCTACTTCACGGAGATGAGAAGATAGCACCTTTACTTCCATGTTAGATTCCCTGGAAAACAGAAGATTGTCAATTGAAATCTTTAGTTTTGTAATAGCATCTCGTCTTAATAAGTTCAAATTTTGAACTTTGGAAACGTGGTACATGATGGCACAAGTTTTATCAGCATGGGGTTTAACACTGGTTTAACCCACAAAAGTACCTACAATTGGAAGAGCGTGTGTTTGCTAGCTGATTGATACTGCAAGGTAGCTGGTTGAAGTTCCGGTTTTCCCAATTCTGACCATAATTCTTCTGAAATGAAGTTTCCTCCTATTGCAGTGTCCAGCTCCATGTGCACCAGCTTGGAATGGATATGGACTCGAACAAGTAATTGGGGAACCCAGCAAGAATTATCAGAAACAGTAGAAAGGTTACAAATTTCTAGACTTCTTACCGTATTACCAGCATTACTAGGATTTTGCAACCATGCTTTCTTTCGGCATACTAACTCTAAGCGCACTCGAATctttccagcgtgccag of the Octopus sinensis linkage group LG1, ASM634580v1, whole genome shotgun sequence genome contains:
- the LOC115226942 gene encoding uncharacterized protein K02A2.6-like; amino-acid sequence: MYHVSKVQNLNLLRRDAITKLKISIDNLLFSRESNMEVKVLSSHLREVDAHLQESCSKLCNEYVELFKPELGCLQGFELDMQFKSNAKPLFCKPESVPFTLQADLTQAINAGIKKGIWTPVPFNEWGTPVVPVRKKQTSQTTGTPLRICGDYSVTVNSQLEIHQHPLPLPEELM